A single region of the Chryseobacterium sp. 6424 genome encodes:
- a CDS encoding glycosyltransferase, with protein MDRKTIIFILPDLETGGAERVVLTLANHLPRDRFLPKIMLLRKEGGYLPLLKSDVEVVDLKTPRIRHSLWPIVREIKRRKPDVVFSGFGEINAYLAMFIPFLGKTKFVARETNVVSKHVTRPEIRFFYRFYNHYHRIICQSDDMRNDLMVNFNIKPAKTVKINNPVDFDFIHNQLESAEKPECFKPNFKNVVAIGNLSARKGFDHLLRVFVHLKEYRIHLHIVGDGRDREMLHQLKEGLGLRHVTFHGQQKNPYRFLRFADLFVLSSRYEGFPNVLLEAGACGVYSLANNCPGGINEIIIHGVNGEISSVENLDDFARRILKAVNETHDADKIANSVKARFSKEFILKKYEDLLSNL; from the coding sequence ATGGACAGAAAAACCATCATCTTCATCCTTCCAGACCTTGAAACCGGCGGTGCGGAACGCGTGGTGCTGACCCTCGCAAATCATTTGCCCCGCGATCGGTTTCTGCCCAAAATCATGCTTCTGCGCAAAGAGGGCGGCTACTTGCCCTTGTTGAAGAGCGATGTGGAAGTTGTTGATCTTAAGACGCCGCGCATCCGCCATTCCCTTTGGCCCATAGTGCGTGAAATAAAGCGACGCAAACCGGATGTCGTGTTCAGCGGATTTGGGGAAATCAATGCGTATCTGGCGATGTTCATCCCTTTTTTAGGCAAAACAAAGTTCGTGGCAAGAGAAACTAATGTGGTTTCAAAGCATGTGACGCGCCCTGAAATTCGTTTTTTTTACCGATTTTATAACCATTATCACCGCATCATTTGTCAAAGTGATGATATGCGGAATGATTTAATGGTAAATTTTAATATTAAGCCCGCCAAAACGGTAAAAATTAACAATCCGGTAGATTTTGATTTCATCCACAATCAGTTAGAAAGCGCTGAAAAGCCTGAATGTTTTAAACCAAATTTTAAAAATGTAGTTGCGATTGGAAATCTTTCGGCACGAAAAGGCTTCGATCATTTACTGAGGGTTTTTGTTCACCTTAAAGAGTACAGGATTCACCTTCATATCGTAGGCGATGGGCGCGATCGCGAAATGCTTCATCAGTTAAAAGAAGGACTGGGCCTGCGACACGTAACATTTCATGGGCAGCAGAAAAATCCTTACCGTTTCCTCAGGTTTGCGGATTTGTTCGTCCTTTCTTCGCGGTACGAGGGCTTTCCGAACGTGTTACTAGAAGCCGGCGCGTGTGGTGTGTATTCCTTGGCTAATAACTGTCCGGGAGGCATCAATGAAATCATTATACATGGTGTAAACGGTGAGATTTCTTCTGTGGAAAATCTTGATGATTTTGCGAGGCGCATTTTGAAAGCAGTGAATGAAACACATGACGCAGACAAAATTGCAAATTCGGTTAAGGCTCGGTTTTCTAAAGAGTTTATCCTCAAAAAATATGAAGATTTGTTGTCTAATTTATAA
- a CDS encoding adenosylcobalamin-dependent ribonucleoside-diphosphate reductase, which produces MKTLYAEKKSTVYSYKDAYERTLEYFGGDDLAAKVWVSKYALKDSEGNIYEQTPDHMHHRIASEIARIEAKYPHPLSKEEIFDVIKGFKYIIPQGSPMTGIGNDFQIASLSNCFVIGNGTDSDSYGSIMKIDEEQVQLMKRRGGVGHDLSHIRPKGSAVKNSALTSTGLVPFMERYSNSTREVAQDGRRGALMLSVSVNHPDSGDFIDAKLEQGKITGANISVRIDDEFMKAVVEKDSYTQKYPIHSAQPKFEKEVKATELWDKIIHNAWKSAEPGVLFWDTIIRESLPDCYADLGYETVSTNPCGEIPLCPYDSCRLLAINLFSYVENPFTKEAKFNFDLFRKHVGYAQRMMDDIIDLEIEKIDAILQKIEQDPEGDDIKATERNLWLKIRKKTIEGRRTGVGITAEGDMLAALNIQYGSKEGNDFSTLVHKTLALAAYRSSVALAKERGVFAVYSAEREAKNPFVQRIKEANPALYEDMQQYGRRNIALLTVAPTGSTSLMSQTTSGIEPVFLPVYKRRRKVNPNDKDVRVDFVDEVGDSWEEYLVFHHRFKQWMQVQGIDTEKNYTQEEINKIIEKSPYYKATSNDVDWLSKVEMQGAIQKWVDHSISVTINIPNDATEELVNQLYIKAWEVGCKGVTVYRDGSRSGVLISSEEKKTEVQVPAIFPTKRPQVLEAEIVRFQNNKDKWIAFVGLIDKKPYEIFTGLADDEEGISLPRWVNEGLIIKNRDENGKTRYDFQFKNLRGYKTTIEGLSHKFNPEFWNYAKLISGTLRHGMPIENVVELINRLELDSEFINNWKAGVARALKRYVADGTKASGKCSSCHSDQVVYQEGCLICKNCGSSKCG; this is translated from the coding sequence ATGAAAACGTTATACGCTGAAAAAAAATCTACCGTTTATTCCTATAAAGACGCTTACGAACGAACGCTTGAGTATTTTGGCGGGGATGATTTGGCTGCGAAAGTCTGGGTGAGTAAATATGCGTTAAAAGATTCCGAAGGAAATATTTATGAGCAAACGCCCGATCACATGCACCATCGCATTGCCTCGGAAATTGCGCGGATTGAAGCCAAATATCCGCATCCGCTCTCAAAAGAAGAAATCTTCGATGTCATTAAGGGTTTTAAGTATATCATCCCGCAGGGCAGCCCGATGACAGGGATTGGCAACGATTTTCAGATTGCCTCACTTTCAAATTGTTTTGTAATTGGCAACGGTACCGACAGCGATTCTTATGGCAGCATCATGAAGATTGATGAAGAGCAGGTGCAGCTTATGAAACGCCGTGGTGGTGTGGGACACGATCTTTCCCATATTCGGCCGAAAGGTTCCGCGGTTAAAAACTCTGCGCTTACTTCGACAGGCTTGGTGCCTTTTATGGAGCGGTATTCCAACTCCACGCGCGAGGTTGCGCAGGATGGCCGCCGTGGTGCGCTGATGCTTTCCGTATCGGTTAACCATCCGGATTCCGGCGACTTTATTGATGCTAAACTAGAGCAGGGGAAAATCACGGGTGCCAATATTTCGGTGCGTATTGATGATGAGTTTATGAAGGCCGTGGTGGAAAAAGACAGCTATACCCAGAAATATCCCATCCATAGTGCGCAGCCCAAATTTGAAAAAGAAGTGAAAGCGACCGAACTTTGGGATAAAATCATCCATAACGCCTGGAAATCTGCCGAACCCGGTGTACTTTTCTGGGATACCATTATTAGAGAGTCATTGCCGGATTGTTATGCCGATTTGGGCTACGAAACGGTCTCTACCAATCCCTGTGGCGAAATACCACTGTGTCCGTACGACTCTTGCAGGCTTTTAGCTATAAACCTGTTCTCTTATGTAGAGAATCCTTTTACCAAAGAAGCCAAATTTAATTTTGATCTTTTCCGTAAACACGTAGGCTATGCCCAACGTATGATGGACGATATCATTGACCTTGAAATTGAAAAGATCGACGCCATTCTTCAAAAAATTGAACAGGACCCTGAAGGGGATGATATAAAAGCAACCGAAAGAAATCTGTGGCTGAAGATCCGTAAAAAAACCATCGAAGGCAGAAGAACAGGCGTAGGCATCACAGCGGAAGGCGATATGCTGGCGGCACTTAATATACAGTACGGCAGCAAAGAAGGCAATGATTTTTCGACTTTAGTACATAAGACACTAGCACTGGCCGCATATCGTTCCTCTGTAGCATTGGCAAAAGAGCGTGGTGTCTTTGCGGTCTACAGTGCTGAAAGAGAGGCGAAAAACCCTTTTGTACAGAGAATTAAAGAAGCCAATCCGGCGCTTTATGAAGATATGCAGCAATATGGCCGCCGAAATATTGCGCTGCTCACCGTGGCGCCTACCGGAAGCACCTCGCTGATGTCGCAAACCACCTCAGGTATTGAGCCGGTGTTTTTACCCGTATATAAAAGAAGAAGGAAAGTAAACCCTAATGATAAGGATGTTCGGGTAGATTTTGTAGATGAAGTAGGCGATTCTTGGGAAGAATATCTCGTGTTCCATCACCGTTTTAAGCAGTGGATGCAGGTGCAGGGGATTGATACCGAAAAAAATTATACCCAAGAGGAGATCAATAAAATCATTGAAAAATCGCCTTATTATAAAGCAACCTCTAATGATGTCGATTGGCTGAGTAAAGTAGAAATGCAGGGCGCGATACAGAAATGGGTGGACCATTCGATTTCTGTAACCATCAACATCCCGAACGACGCCACCGAAGAACTCGTGAATCAGCTTTACATCAAAGCCTGGGAAGTGGGTTGTAAGGGCGTGACGGTGTACCGTGATGGCTCACGCTCCGGAGTATTGATTTCCAGTGAGGAGAAAAAAACCGAAGTCCAGGTTCCAGCTATTTTCCCCACCAAAAGACCACAGGTTTTAGAAGCCGAAATCGTAAGATTCCAGAATAATAAAGATAAATGGATTGCCTTTGTGGGGCTTATCGATAAAAAACCCTACGAAATTTTCACCGGTCTGGCAGATGACGAAGAAGGCATCTCTTTGCCACGTTGGGTAAATGAAGGGCTTATCATAAAAAACCGCGACGAAAACGGGAAGACACGTTATGATTTTCAGTTCAAAAACCTGCGCGGTTATAAAACAACCATCGAAGGACTGTCGCATAAATTCAATCCGGAATTCTGGAACTACGCTAAACTCATTTCAGGAACCCTCAGACATGGGATGCCCATCGAAAACGTGGTAGAACTCATCAACCGCCTCGAACTGGATTCTGAATTCATCAATAACTGGAAAGCCGGTGTTGCCAGAGCGCTCAAGAGATATGTGGCAGATGGTACCAAGGCTTCAGGCAAATGCTCAAGCTGCCATTCGGATCAGGTCGTTTATCAGGAAGGTTGTCTGATCTGCAAAAACTGCGGAAGCTCCAAATGCGGATAA
- the lpdA gene encoding dihydrolipoyl dehydrogenase translates to MSQFDVTVIGSGPGGYVAAIRCAQLGMKTAIIEKYPTMGGTCLNVGCIPSKALLDSSEHFENAKHNFANHGIVIGEPKADLARMIARKDEVVEQTTKGIAFLMDKNKITVFEGVGSFESATQIKVTKNDGSTETIDSKYTIIATGSKPSSLPFISLDKERIITSTEALGLKEIPKHLIVIGGGVIGLELGSVYKRLGSEVTVVEFMDKIIPTMDGALSKELNKVLRKQGIKFMLSTAVQAVERNGDTVKVTAKDKKGAEVVVEGDYVLVSVGRRPYTDGLALEKAGVDLDERGRVKTNEQLQTNVSNIYAIGDVVAGAMLAHKASEEGVLVAEQLAGQKPHINYNLIPGVVYTWPEVAAVGKTEEQLKAEGVAIKIGNFPMRALGRSRASGDTDGFIKIIANEKTDEVLGVHMIGARAADMIAAAVTAMEFRASAEDIARMSHAHPTFAEAIKEAALDATGKIAIHM, encoded by the coding sequence ATGAGTCAATTCGATGTTACTGTTATCGGTTCAGGCCCCGGAGGTTACGTTGCGGCGATCCGCTGCGCACAGCTCGGAATGAAAACCGCTATTATCGAGAAATATCCCACCATGGGTGGCACCTGCCTTAACGTAGGCTGCATCCCTTCCAAAGCACTTCTGGACAGTTCCGAACACTTCGAAAACGCCAAACATAATTTTGCAAATCATGGGATTGTGATTGGTGAGCCAAAAGCAGACCTTGCCCGCATGATTGCCCGCAAAGATGAAGTGGTAGAGCAAACCACCAAAGGAATCGCCTTCCTGATGGATAAAAATAAAATCACCGTATTTGAAGGTGTCGGAAGTTTTGAATCTGCCACACAGATTAAAGTGACTAAAAATGATGGCTCCACTGAAACCATCGATTCGAAATATACCATTATCGCAACAGGTTCCAAGCCAAGCTCTCTGCCTTTCATCAGTTTAGACAAAGAGCGCATCATCACTTCAACTGAGGCGCTGGGACTTAAGGAAATCCCGAAACATCTTATTGTAATTGGCGGCGGTGTTATTGGTCTGGAATTAGGGTCGGTGTACAAAAGATTAGGTTCTGAAGTTACCGTTGTGGAGTTTATGGATAAAATTATCCCTACCATGGATGGTGCTTTGTCTAAAGAATTAAACAAAGTCCTGCGTAAGCAAGGTATCAAGTTCATGCTTTCCACCGCTGTACAGGCTGTTGAAAGAAACGGAGACACTGTGAAAGTGACTGCTAAAGACAAAAAAGGGGCAGAAGTAGTGGTTGAGGGAGATTACGTATTGGTTTCCGTGGGTAGAAGACCTTATACCGATGGCCTTGCACTTGAAAAAGCCGGAGTGGATCTTGATGAAAGAGGCCGCGTAAAAACCAATGAACAGCTTCAGACCAATGTTTCTAACATCTATGCGATTGGTGATGTGGTAGCCGGTGCCATGTTGGCACACAAAGCTTCCGAAGAAGGCGTATTGGTAGCAGAACAGCTTGCCGGGCAAAAACCCCACATCAACTATAACTTGATCCCGGGCGTAGTTTATACCTGGCCAGAGGTAGCGGCTGTCGGCAAAACCGAAGAACAATTGAAAGCCGAAGGTGTGGCCATTAAAATCGGTAACTTCCCGATGAGAGCCTTGGGCCGAAGCCGTGCCTCAGGTGATACTGACGGATTCATCAAGATCATCGCCAACGAAAAGACCGATGAGGTACTAGGCGTGCACATGATCGGCGCCAGAGCCGCTGATATGATTGCCGCAGCCGTAACCGCAATGGAGTTTCGGGCAAGCGCTGAAGATATCGCAAGAATGTCCCACGCACACCCAACATTTGCGGAAGCCATTAAAGAAGCCGCTTTGGATGCGACCGGGAAGATTGCCATCCACATGTAA
- a CDS encoding KTSC domain-containing protein, with translation MVYLAAKVRNLKEQKLHNHGMPSSVIAKYYYKPERELLTIVYVSGAVYHYLDVPQAVFDAFREAYSKGNFLNKNIKPNFRYVKRD, from the coding sequence ATGGTATATTTAGCTGCAAAGGTAAGAAATCTAAAGGAACAGAAATTGCACAACCACGGCATGCCCTCTTCTGTCATTGCCAAATATTATTATAAACCTGAACGGGAGCTGCTTACCATCGTGTATGTCTCCGGTGCGGTATATCATTACCTTGATGTGCCACAAGCGGTGTTCGATGCGTTCCGGGAAGCATATTCAAAAGGAAATTTTCTGAATAAAAACATCAAACCGAACTTTCGGTATGTGAAAAGGGATTAA
- a CDS encoding S1 RNA-binding domain-containing protein codes for MNIGKTQLLKIAEKNYSGFFLEDENGERAFLPKIFATESAEIGDEMEVFVYQDDDRLKATTEKPNAEVGQFAVMSCVQSLPSGAFMDWGIIKDLFIPYKQQKQKIVEGKRYLVHVYFDESVGLITGTTRFKRNPTYEDLPFRKGDKVQLILMGEGELGWNVVINQQYIGLVYGSDVYKKLFPLSEEVGYIKAIREDGKIDVSLQPEGYENNDEFQQIILDRLEQNYGLLYLSDKSEPEEIKQELQMSKKNFKKAIGGLYRDKKIEILDDKIRLITED; via the coding sequence ATGAACATCGGCAAAACCCAACTATTAAAAATCGCTGAAAAAAACTATTCCGGATTTTTTCTGGAAGATGAAAACGGGGAACGCGCTTTCCTACCCAAAATTTTTGCCACCGAAAGTGCCGAAATTGGTGATGAAATGGAAGTCTTCGTCTATCAGGATGATGACCGCCTGAAAGCTACTACCGAGAAACCCAATGCCGAAGTAGGCCAGTTTGCCGTGATGTCTTGTGTACAAAGCTTGCCCAGCGGTGCCTTTATGGACTGGGGAATCATCAAGGATCTCTTTATCCCGTACAAACAACAAAAACAGAAGATTGTAGAAGGCAAAAGGTATCTTGTACATGTATATTTTGATGAAAGTGTAGGTTTGATTACCGGTACCACCAGATTCAAACGTAACCCAACTTATGAAGACTTGCCCTTCCGCAAAGGTGATAAAGTACAACTGATCTTGATGGGTGAGGGAGAACTCGGGTGGAATGTCGTTATCAACCAACAGTATATTGGCTTGGTTTACGGCTCTGATGTGTATAAAAAACTCTTCCCGCTGTCAGAAGAAGTTGGGTACATCAAAGCCATCCGCGAGGACGGTAAAATCGATGTATCATTACAGCCGGAAGGTTACGAGAATAATGATGAATTTCAGCAAATCATCCTTGATAGGCTTGAGCAGAACTATGGGTTGCTGTACCTTTCAGATAAATCGGAGCCCGAGGAAATCAAACAAGAACTTCAGATGAGCAAGAAAAACTTTAAGAAAGCCATTGGCGGACTGTACCGCGATAAGAAAATTGAGATTTTAGACGACAAAATCCGTTTGATCACCGAAGATTAA
- a CDS encoding chloramphenicol acetyltransferase: MKIIDTETWNRKEHFEFFSKMASPFFGITAEVDCTETYRNAKERNQSFFATYLHKSMLAVNTVEELKLRIADNQVVLYDSVDAGATIARADGTFAFIFVKFSADFQTFAKELRREIAEVQNSTGLRLNDDDTKTGLIRHSTLPWLSFTAILHPTNFNRNDAVPKITFGKIVDREGRKFLPVSVEAHHGLADGYHIAKYFAAFQRQLDIN, translated from the coding sequence ATGAAAATCATCGATACCGAAACCTGGAACCGAAAGGAACATTTTGAGTTTTTCTCTAAAATGGCCAGCCCATTTTTCGGCATCACCGCTGAGGTAGATTGTACGGAGACGTACCGTAATGCAAAAGAAAGGAACCAATCTTTCTTTGCCACTTATCTACACAAATCAATGTTGGCGGTAAATACCGTAGAAGAGCTGAAACTGCGCATCGCCGATAATCAGGTTGTGCTTTATGATTCGGTAGATGCCGGCGCGACCATTGCACGGGCAGACGGTACTTTTGCTTTTATTTTCGTGAAGTTTTCAGCAGACTTCCAGACTTTTGCCAAAGAACTGCGGAGAGAGATTGCGGAAGTGCAGAACTCTACTGGCTTAAGATTGAATGATGACGACACAAAAACCGGGCTGATACGCCATTCTACCTTGCCCTGGCTTTCGTTCACCGCTATTCTGCATCCCACTAATTTTAATAGGAATGATGCTGTCCCGAAGATTACCTTCGGAAAGATCGTTGATAGGGAAGGCCGAAAGTTCCTGCCGGTTTCGGTGGAGGCCCATCATGGGTTGGCAGATGGCTACCATATCGCAAAATATTTTGCGGCATTTCAACGTCAACTGGATATTAATTAG
- a CDS encoding SMI1/KNR4 family protein, with the protein MWYNKFAFSNKQDGLKEVPIASYFSEYVTEEEIKLYPDIKKLYPEFLDYEKLIIPKNLTLTTEFRELLEYSNGGGIINGDREFGYFSLQDIRYYYFAYGFPLSTPYFLPIAFNGGGTFYAYDFRDLTDIKIVAVGAGDLEYESSVVLGRTLEEVLSKTINIEEELDILYQRAEPTEKGMRITEIYKALKKIKKDKDEEKIDLKSYIQTKRKLETELNELKI; encoded by the coding sequence ATGTGGTATAACAAATTTGCTTTTTCCAACAAACAAGACGGACTCAAGGAAGTTCCGATCGCCAGTTATTTCTCTGAATATGTGACTGAAGAAGAAATTAAACTGTATCCTGACATTAAAAAACTTTATCCAGAATTCCTAGATTACGAGAAACTCATAATTCCTAAAAACCTCACATTGACAACGGAATTTCGTGAGCTTTTGGAATACTCAAATGGCGGTGGAATAATAAACGGAGACAGAGAATTTGGATATTTTTCCTTGCAAGATATTCGCTATTATTATTTCGCCTACGGTTTTCCATTGTCGACACCCTATTTTTTACCAATTGCATTTAATGGTGGAGGGACATTTTACGCTTACGATTTCAGAGACTTAACAGACATTAAAATTGTAGCAGTTGGAGCCGGCGACTTAGAATATGAAAGTTCAGTTGTCCTTGGCCGGACTTTAGAAGAGGTTTTAAGCAAGACCATAAACATAGAAGAAGAGCTCGATATACTTTATCAACGAGCAGAACCTACTGAAAAGGGAATGAGAATAACTGAAATCTACAAAGCGCTTAAAAAAATTAAAAAGGACAAAGACGAAGAAAAAATTGACCTAAAAAGCTATATTCAGACTAAGCGAAAACTTGAAACTGAACTCAATGAATTGAAGATATAA
- a CDS encoding N-6 DNA methylase encodes MITKEQIKNTGATFTPKELAVFLADRIALYAQPINNRILDPACGEGELLIAMGEALNEKAIDFSLTGYDANEQYLSFAKDRLFCFGKDKSDLVHKDFLLSVDVPSSQNTPSLFHECTSSVNNSFDIVIANPP; translated from the coding sequence ATGATAACCAAAGAGCAAATAAAAAATACTGGTGCGACCTTTACACCGAAAGAACTTGCAGTTTTTTTGGCTGACAGAATTGCGTTGTATGCTCAACCAATAAATAACCGTATTCTTGACCCTGCTTGTGGAGAAGGGGAATTATTAATTGCAATGGGAGAAGCCCTGAATGAAAAAGCAATTGATTTTTCGCTAACTGGTTATGATGCAAATGAACAGTATTTGAGTTTTGCCAAAGACCGTTTATTTTGTTTTGGAAAGGATAAATCTGATTTAGTTCACAAAGATTTTTTACTATCTGTTGATGTGCCGAGTTCACAAAATACTCCGTCATTATTTCATGAATGTACATCTTCTGTTAATAATTCATTTGATATTGTAATTGCGAATCCGCCTTAA
- a CDS encoding helix-turn-helix domain-containing protein, with product MATTYSKDEKAYLERIGNQIRELRTKAYLSQEKLAFECELDRTYIGSVERGERNISVINLRKIAKALKIKVPVLLNIEE from the coding sequence ATGGCTACAACATATTCTAAAGATGAGAAAGCCTATTTAGAACGAATAGGAAACCAAATACGAGAGCTTCGTACTAAAGCCTACTTATCTCAAGAAAAATTAGCTTTTGAATGCGAGCTTGATAGAACATATATCGGTTCTGTTGAGAGAGGCGAAAGGAATATCTCCGTCATCAATCTACGAAAAATCGCAAAAGCCTTAAAAATAAAAGTTCCCGTTTTATTGAATATTGAAGAATGA
- a CDS encoding SulP family inorganic anion transporter, which produces MAQTKTLLNLFDFSQKVNYRTEILAGLTVAMTMIPESLSFAILAGFPPLVGLYGAFIMGLVTAIFGGRPGLISGGAGATVIVLIALMKSHGLEYVFGAIALAGVLQILVGLFKLGKFVRLVPQPVMFGFVNGLAIVIFMSQFEQFKVSTNGHTEWLTGTPFLIMSGLVALTIVIVVLWPKFTKKIPASLVAIMVVFALVMIFNIDTKRVEDIASVSGSLPPFHIPNIPFTFETLQVIFPYAAIMAAVGLTEGLLTLNLVDEITGTKGNSNRECVAQGGANILNGFFYGMGGCPMIAQTLVNLSAGSRARLSGIVAALTILAIILVGAPVIGKLPMAALTGVMIMVAIGTFEWTSLRIFKRMPKSDIFVMIVVTLITVFLHNLALAVLIGVIISALVFAWDNAKRIRARKHVDENGVKHYEIYGPLFFGSVAGFAEKFDPAGDPAEIVIDFKDSRVVDMSAIEALNSLSRRYSKLGKTVRLQHLSPDSIKLLKNADAIIEVNIAEDPEYMVSEKD; this is translated from the coding sequence ATGGCGCAGACTAAAACCTTACTCAACCTCTTCGATTTTTCCCAGAAAGTAAATTACCGCACTGAAATCCTGGCCGGGCTTACCGTGGCGATGACCATGATTCCGGAATCGCTGTCGTTCGCGATACTGGCGGGCTTTCCGCCCTTGGTGGGTTTGTACGGCGCTTTTATCATGGGGTTGGTAACGGCTATTTTTGGTGGAAGGCCCGGACTCATATCCGGCGGCGCGGGTGCCACCGTGATCGTACTGATCGCGCTGATGAAATCCCACGGCCTTGAGTATGTTTTTGGCGCTATCGCCCTGGCGGGCGTGCTGCAGATCCTTGTCGGCTTGTTCAAACTCGGCAAATTTGTAAGGCTGGTGCCACAACCCGTGATGTTCGGTTTTGTAAATGGTCTGGCGATCGTCATCTTTATGTCGCAGTTCGAGCAATTTAAAGTCTCCACGAACGGACACACCGAATGGCTTACCGGAACACCGTTTCTAATCATGTCCGGACTCGTCGCGCTCACCATTGTCATCGTGGTGCTGTGGCCGAAATTTACCAAAAAGATTCCGGCTTCACTGGTGGCCATCATGGTGGTTTTCGCGCTGGTGATGATCTTTAATATCGACACCAAACGCGTGGAAGACATCGCCTCGGTAAGCGGCAGCCTGCCGCCATTCCATATCCCGAATATCCCGTTCACGTTCGAGACGCTGCAGGTGATTTTTCCGTATGCCGCGATTATGGCAGCAGTAGGTTTAACGGAAGGACTTCTAACATTGAATCTCGTCGATGAAATCACCGGAACCAAAGGCAATTCGAACCGCGAATGTGTCGCGCAGGGCGGCGCCAATATCCTGAACGGATTTTTCTACGGAATGGGCGGCTGCCCGATGATCGCGCAAACTTTGGTGAATCTTTCCGCAGGTTCGCGCGCAAGGCTTTCAGGAATTGTGGCGGCACTCACCATTCTGGCCATCATCCTGGTTGGCGCCCCAGTGATCGGGAAACTGCCGATGGCGGCTCTGACCGGCGTGATGATCATGGTGGCCATCGGCACTTTTGAATGGACCAGCCTTAGGATTTTCAAACGGATGCCAAAATCGGATATTTTTGTGATGATCGTGGTGACTTTGATCACGGTTTTCCTTCACAATCTGGCACTGGCGGTGCTGATTGGTGTGATTATTTCCGCATTGGTTTTCGCGTGGGACAACGCCAAAAGAATCCGTGCGAGAAAGCATGTGGATGAAAACGGCGTGAAGCATTACGAAATATACGGCCCGCTGTTTTTCGGTTCTGTGGCGGGTTTTGCGGAGAAGTTTGATCCTGCCGGTGACCCTGCGGAAATTGTTATTGATTTTAAAGATAGCCGCGTGGTAGATATGTCGGCCATTGAAGCGCTGAACAGCCTCTCCCGCCGCTACAGCAAGCTGGGAAAAACCGTGCGACTGCAACACCTCAGCCCCGACTCCATCAAACTCCTGAAAAACGCCGACGCCATCATCGAGGTGAACATCGCTGAAGATCCGGAGTATATGGTAAGTGAGAAGGATTAA